Proteins from a genomic interval of Polaribacter sp. Q13:
- a CDS encoding PepSY domain-containing protein, producing MTISIWRYSHLTLAISTALFIIIASVTGIILAFEPISDKLNSFDVVATSDVSVAETINILQQKYNEVITIEVDENDFVSANVILENGKSATFYINPKTGEKIGEIIKKKPIYEFATNLHRSLFLKSTGRIIIGIVSFLLFLISVTGIILITKRQGGVSKFFSKIIKEDFNQYYHIIIGRYTLIPIIIITITGVYLSLEKFSLLPKDKSKHVAISSTKKIENNADSKFFTSTKLDQVKKIEFPFSSDKEDYFYIKLTNKEAAVNQITGQIISLKKQPLVTFGSYYSLLLHTGKGSILWSTVLLLSCFAILFFIFSGFSMTLKRRKKTTLIKNKYNKDNAEFIILVGSETGSTFNFASAFYKALIANGKTVFLSELNAYTTYKNAKNIIVFAATYGEGEAPINANKFVKKIEKTPQKNSLNFSVVGFGSKEYTQYCKFAILVQASLQLKDKFIPVLPLFKVNNQSFSDFNQWLKEWNTFYNTELTISKESLLSTNKEQEFTVITKTDINVDDTFLIALKPNKKSKFQSGDLLAITPKDETRSRLYSIAKIDDTILLSIKKHEFGLCSTYFNSLQKGNKMVANIQKNAAFHLPKKTKEVVLIANGTGIAPFLGMIHQKKSKTKVHLFWGGRTKESFEIYKKNINTALNNNTLHSFYAAYSQEGKEKKYVQDVLINHSKLIADTLNNGNIIMLCGSISMQKGVTKVLEEISKTHLQSSLHKFEENNQIKTDCY from the coding sequence ATGACAATTTCTATTTGGAGATATAGCCACTTAACCCTGGCTATATCTACTGCTTTATTTATTATAATTGCTTCTGTAACCGGAATTATATTAGCTTTTGAACCAATATCCGACAAATTAAATTCGTTTGATGTTGTTGCTACAAGTGACGTTTCTGTTGCAGAAACAATTAACATATTACAACAAAAATACAATGAAGTAATCACCATAGAAGTAGATGAGAATGATTTTGTATCTGCTAATGTTATTTTAGAAAACGGTAAAAGTGCTACCTTTTACATCAACCCAAAAACAGGTGAAAAAATTGGCGAAATCATAAAGAAAAAACCAATTTATGAGTTTGCAACAAACTTACATCGTTCGCTTTTCTTAAAATCCACGGGGAGAATTATTATCGGTATTGTCTCTTTTTTACTGTTCTTAATTTCCGTAACCGGCATTATATTAATCACAAAAAGACAAGGTGGTGTTTCTAAGTTTTTCTCTAAAATTATTAAAGAAGATTTTAATCAATATTATCATATAATTATTGGTAGATATACTTTAATTCCTATTATCATTATTACCATAACCGGAGTTTATTTATCGTTAGAAAAGTTTTCTTTATTACCTAAAGACAAAAGTAAACATGTAGCAATTTCATCAACAAAAAAGATAGAAAACAATGCTGATTCTAAATTCTTTACATCCACCAAATTAGACCAAGTTAAAAAAATAGAGTTCCCTTTTTCTTCAGATAAAGAAGATTATTTCTATATAAAACTTACAAATAAAGAAGCTGCTGTAAATCAAATTACCGGGCAAATAATCAGTTTAAAAAAACAACCTCTAGTTACTTTTGGTTCTTATTATAGTTTATTACTTCATACAGGTAAAGGATCTATTTTATGGTCTACTGTCTTGTTATTATCTTGCTTTGCTATTTTATTCTTTATTTTTTCGGGGTTTTCTATGACCCTCAAAAGAAGAAAGAAAACCACGTTGATAAAAAACAAATACAATAAAGATAATGCTGAATTTATTATTCTTGTGGGTTCCGAAACCGGAAGTACATTTAACTTTGCTTCTGCTTTCTACAAAGCATTAATAGCAAATGGTAAAACCGTTTTTTTATCAGAATTAAACGCATATACAACGTATAAAAATGCAAAAAACATTATTGTATTTGCCGCTACTTATGGTGAAGGAGAGGCTCCTATAAATGCCAATAAATTCGTTAAAAAGATTGAAAAAACACCTCAAAAAAATAGTTTAAATTTTTCTGTAGTTGGTTTTGGCTCTAAAGAATATACACAGTACTGTAAGTTTGCAATTTTAGTGCAAGCTAGCCTACAATTAAAAGATAAATTTATCCCGGTTTTACCACTTTTTAAAGTGAATAATCAGTCTTTTTCTGATTTTAATCAATGGTTAAAAGAATGGAATACTTTTTATAATACGGAACTCACTATTTCTAAAGAAAGTCTTTTAAGTACAAATAAAGAGCAAGAATTTACAGTGATAACCAAAACAGACATTAATGTTGATGACACTTTTTTAATTGCATTAAAACCGAATAAAAAATCGAAATTCCAATCTGGAGACTTACTTGCTATCACTCCAAAAGATGAAACAAGAAGCCGCTTATACTCTATTGCTAAAATTGACGATACAATTCTGCTAAGTATTAAAAAACATGAATTCGGACTTTGTTCTACCTATTTTAATAGTTTACAAAAAGGTAATAAAATGGTTGCTAACATTCAAAAGAATGCGGCATTTCATCTTCCTAAGAAAACAAAAGAAGTTGTTTTAATTGCCAACGGAACCGGAATTGCTCCCTTTTTAGGAATGATTCATCAAAAGAAATCTAAAACAAAAGTTCATTTATTTTGGGGAGGAAGAACAAAAGAATCTTTTGAAATCTATAAAAAAAATATAAATACTGCTTTAAACAATAATACACTTCATTCCTTTTATGCTGCCTATTCTCAAGAAGGAAAAGAGAAAAAATACGTTCAAGATGTATTAATTAATCACTCAAAATTAATTGCAGATACTTTAAATAATGGAAATATAATTATGCTTTGCGGATCTATTTCCATGCAAAAAGGTGTAACTAAAGTATTAGAAGAAATATCTAAAACACACTTGCAATCTTCATTACATAAATTTGAAGAAAACAATCAAATAAAAACTGACTGTTACTAA
- a CDS encoding DUF2271 domain-containing protein: MIKKILLIIPIFLLAVTALFSFKKASESTPYKCMIQMKNYTGEGAYVVVSLLNPKGEYEETLYVQGDDDEWYFDITEWWNFQGKKRAEIDAITGATISGGQRTISVIRIDKDKIDKGYKIRFETAVEDQKYHKDDVEFELTTDNLKSKIEGKGFIRYVRMLAQ; this comes from the coding sequence ATGATTAAAAAAATCTTACTTATTATTCCAATATTTTTATTGGCAGTAACAGCTTTATTCAGCTTTAAGAAAGCAAGTGAAAGTACTCCATACAAATGTATGATTCAGATGAAAAATTACACTGGCGAAGGTGCTTATGTTGTGGTTTCATTATTAAACCCAAAAGGCGAATATGAAGAAACTTTGTACGTGCAAGGTGATGATGATGAATGGTATTTTGACATTACAGAATGGTGGAATTTTCAAGGTAAAAAAAGAGCCGAAATTGATGCAATTACAGGAGCTACCATTAGCGGCGGTCAGCGTACAATTAGCGTAATTAGAATTGATAAAGATAAAATAGACAAAGGCTATAAAATTCGTTTTGAAACGGCCGTGGAAGATCAAAAATATCATAAAGATGATGTAGAATTTGAACTTACAACAGACAACTTAAAATCTAAAATTGAAGGTAAAGGATTTATCCGTTACGTAAGAATGTTAGCACAATAA
- a CDS encoding TonB-dependent siderophore receptor produces the protein MFLNKEIAIVLLIFSMATFSQNIKKDATRITVLDEVVVTGQYNAQSVKKSVHNVTIIKRAQIENQAANNLADLLNFNLNLTITPSSQTGKSTISFFGLDAQYFNILVDNIPLVSDNGLGNNIDLTQINLDDVEQIEIVEGAMGVEYGANAVSGVINIITKKSIKNKWNIKASLQEETVSDEYAWFDEGRHIQALNIGHNINENWFARIGVNRNQFAGFYNERQGKSYYQNDGFRGYDWLPKEQFNSTAFVQYKKQNFQLFYKFEYFNETINYYDAAVRANIDTQAQTSNPSATDKIFRTHRYVNNVNLIGSLNSGANYSASVSYQQQKRYLNEFNYYILSTEISDETDEVYQSSKVFFSKGSINNLVKSDFLNFQLGYETRFINGFDTQASGDVTQLDKTQSQNNYAFYTSSELKFSDAFTLRPGVRYEYNSLFKSKLLASLSARYLMNNGFELRGNIGTSYRTPNFEELYYYFVNSNHDVRGNENLNPENGFTAFINLKKYSYINEFSLLNTLKLSYLDVADKIDLAIVNPTPLQYQYINIDAYKLWGISSENSIKKDNWTFNLGASLQGTSRIATNEVNAENDFLYSFQLNTSANYNIKKWNTAFTVLFKHNGNQQNYISSGVDENGNAIFSKSTTSAYNWVDASIKKSFLKNKIQATLGGRNLFDVTNVNVSNASTNGVAHASNNNSLLLGYGRSYYLKLLYNLNF, from the coding sequence ATGTTTCTAAATAAAGAAATCGCAATTGTATTACTAATATTTTCAATGGCTACTTTTAGTCAGAATATAAAAAAAGATGCTACAAGAATTACTGTTTTAGATGAAGTTGTGGTTACGGGGCAGTACAATGCTCAATCTGTTAAAAAATCGGTACATAACGTAACTATTATTAAAAGAGCGCAAATAGAAAATCAGGCAGCAAATAATTTAGCAGATTTATTAAATTTTAATTTAAACTTAACGATTACACCTAGTTCTCAAACAGGAAAATCTACCATTTCTTTCTTCGGATTAGATGCCCAGTATTTTAATATTTTGGTTGATAATATTCCGTTAGTAAGTGATAACGGTTTAGGTAATAATATTGATTTAACACAAATTAATTTAGACGATGTTGAGCAAATTGAAATTGTAGAAGGTGCGATGGGCGTAGAGTACGGAGCAAATGCTGTATCTGGAGTTATAAATATTATTACCAAGAAATCCATTAAAAATAAGTGGAATATTAAAGCTTCTTTACAAGAAGAAACCGTGAGTGATGAGTATGCTTGGTTTGATGAAGGTAGGCATATACAGGCATTAAATATTGGACATAATATTAATGAAAATTGGTTTGCTAGAATTGGTGTAAATCGCAATCAGTTTGCAGGTTTTTACAATGAAAGGCAAGGAAAAAGTTATTATCAAAACGATGGTTTCAGAGGGTACGATTGGTTGCCAAAAGAGCAATTTAATTCCACTGCTTTTGTACAATATAAGAAACAAAATTTTCAACTATTTTATAAGTTCGAATACTTTAATGAAACTATAAATTATTACGATGCTGCTGTGAGAGCCAATATAGATACACAAGCACAAACGAGTAATCCGTCTGCAACGGATAAAATTTTTAGAACACATAGATATGTAAATAATGTAAACCTTATAGGAAGTTTAAATTCTGGAGCTAATTACAGTGCTTCAGTTTCTTATCAGCAACAAAAGCGTTATTTAAACGAGTTTAACTATTACATTTTAAGTACAGAAATAAGTGATGAAACTGATGAAGTTTATCAATCTAGTAAAGTTTTCTTTTCTAAAGGAAGCATCAATAATTTGGTTAAAAGTGATTTTTTAAACTTTCAGTTAGGATATGAAACAAGGTTTATAAATGGTTTTGATACACAAGCTTCTGGTGATGTTACACAGCTAGATAAAACTCAATCTCAGAACAATTATGCTTTTTATACCTCGTCTGAACTAAAATTTTCTGATGCTTTTACGTTAAGACCTGGTGTACGGTACGAGTATAATTCCTTATTCAAATCTAAATTATTGGCTTCTCTAAGTGCACGTTATTTAATGAATAATGGATTTGAATTACGTGGTAATATTGGAACTTCATATAGAACTCCAAATTTCGAGGAATTGTATTATTATTTTGTTAATTCTAACCACGATGTAAGAGGGAATGAAAACCTGAATCCAGAAAACGGATTTACTGCGTTTATCAACCTAAAAAAATACAGTTATATAAATGAGTTTTCTCTGTTAAATACATTAAAATTAAGCTATTTAGATGTTGCTGATAAAATAGATTTGGCAATTGTAAATCCGACGCCTTTACAATATCAGTACATTAATATTGATGCATACAAATTATGGGGAATTTCTTCTGAAAATAGTATCAAAAAAGACAATTGGACTTTTAATTTAGGTGCTAGTTTACAAGGAACTTCTAGAATAGCAACAAATGAAGTAAATGCAGAAAACGATTTTTTATATTCTTTTCAATTAAATACGAGTGCCAATTATAACATCAAAAAATGGAATACGGCGTTTACAGTGTTGTTTAAACACAACGGTAATCAGCAAAACTATATTTCATCTGGAGTAGATGAAAATGGGAATGCTATTTTTTCTAAATCGACTACAAGTGCCTATAATTGGGTAGATGCTTCTATAAAAAAATCATTCCTTAAAAATAAAATTCAAGCCACTTTAGGCGGAAGAAACTTATTTGATGTTACCAATGTAAATGTGAGTAACGCAAGTACAAACGGAGTAGCACACGCTTCTAATAACAATTCTTTGTTATTAGGCTACGGACGCTCTTATTACCTAAAACTATTATATAATCTTAATTTTTAA
- a CDS encoding histidine kinase: MKIFFKILFLPYFSKRSMKRNLIFLIFFLIFFLIKPIHSQENQLQNFSISDGLPSTVINNIVQDEIGYLWIATDNGYSKFDGVNFTNYKQEKATCIFIEKGKIYIGLKTGLLLLQNNKSTFYESKEILKIKSIRNKIVLATVQGVCELKKDYIQPLKINTQIDFSIINDIISFKNSIYIASIKGLWSIDKLYKPLKVDRILEENSTSLLISKNQLIASTYNKGLKIIGDNSLLKSISTLENISSIKKINDEIWVTSQKKGIDILDANTYLFNRKINKYNAAISDKIITVFKDNQNSVWIASLNKGLYKYSTAIAIVKPTIFIESIAVNYKLIDSLNIAKLALKPNENNISFSFKTINLKSPKNIEYRYQLNNEFTPWSHQNKVDFANLKAGDYTFTIQSKEGSLLSQKVSFSFFIETPIYQKAWFLILCGVLLCLLLAAIIEIYIRKTNKKNQQKITALETENHVLTLEQKALQLQMNPHFIFNVLNGIKALGNSGNSKELNKTISQFSILLRSILNNSRLEEISLQDEIDTLKNYLDLEQKMNSKSFNYSIETALNNIDSEEILIPPMLLQPFVENCIKHAFLPNKTDATIKLLFEIKNKFLYFTIEDNGIGFHQSKKVKSNHQSVALEVTKERILHLTKYNSFSMEEIKEKNEIKGTKVMFKIPLKTDY; the protein is encoded by the coding sequence ATGAAAATATTTTTTAAAATTTTGTTTTTACCCTATTTTTCTAAACGTAGCATGAAAAGGAATCTCATCTTTTTAATATTTTTTCTTATTTTTTTCCTGATAAAACCGATACATTCTCAAGAGAATCAACTTCAAAATTTTTCAATTTCAGACGGATTACCATCAACCGTAATAAATAATATTGTTCAAGATGAGATAGGTTATTTATGGATTGCAACCGATAATGGTTACTCAAAATTTGATGGTGTAAATTTCACGAACTACAAACAAGAAAAAGCAACTTGTATTTTTATTGAAAAAGGCAAAATTTATATCGGTTTAAAAACCGGACTTTTACTACTACAAAATAACAAATCTACATTTTATGAGAGTAAAGAAATTCTTAAAATAAAATCAATTCGTAATAAAATAGTTTTAGCAACCGTGCAAGGAGTTTGCGAATTGAAAAAAGATTATATACAGCCTTTAAAGATAAATACTCAAATAGATTTTTCTATTATTAATGACATTATTTCTTTTAAAAACAGCATTTATATAGCTTCTATAAAAGGTTTATGGAGTATAGACAAGCTTTACAAACCATTAAAAGTTGATAGAATTTTAGAAGAAAACAGCACCTCTCTTTTAATAAGTAAGAATCAGTTAATTGCGTCAACGTATAATAAAGGGTTAAAAATTATTGGTGATAATAGTCTTTTAAAAAGTATCTCTACGTTAGAAAACATTTCATCTATCAAAAAAATAAATGATGAAATTTGGGTTACTTCCCAAAAAAAGGGAATTGACATTTTAGATGCAAATACGTATCTATTTAATAGAAAAATAAACAAATACAATGCTGCTATTTCTGATAAAATAATTACTGTTTTTAAAGACAACCAGAATTCTGTTTGGATTGCAAGCTTAAACAAAGGATTGTACAAATATAGTACTGCTATAGCCATAGTTAAACCTACAATTTTTATTGAAAGTATTGCTGTAAATTATAAATTAATCGATTCTTTAAACATTGCCAAACTAGCCTTAAAACCAAATGAGAATAACATTTCGTTTTCTTTTAAAACGATCAATTTAAAGAGTCCGAAGAACATAGAATATCGTTATCAACTAAACAATGAGTTTACGCCTTGGAGTCATCAAAATAAAGTTGATTTTGCAAATTTAAAAGCAGGAGATTATACGTTTACAATTCAATCTAAAGAAGGAAGCCTACTTAGTCAAAAAGTGTCTTTTTCATTTTTTATAGAAACCCCAATCTACCAAAAAGCCTGGTTTTTAATTTTATGTGGCGTTCTTTTATGCCTACTTTTAGCGGCAATTATTGAAATCTATATTAGAAAAACGAATAAAAAAAATCAACAAAAAATTACTGCTTTAGAAACAGAAAATCATGTATTAACTTTAGAACAGAAAGCCTTACAGCTACAAATGAATCCGCATTTTATTTTTAATGTTTTAAATGGGATAAAAGCACTAGGTAATTCTGGAAATTCGAAGGAATTAAACAAGACCATTTCTCAGTTTTCAATACTTCTAAGAAGTATCTTAAATAATTCTCGATTAGAAGAAATAAGCTTACAAGATGAAATTGATACTTTAAAGAATTATTTAGATTTAGAACAAAAAATGAATTCCAAATCTTTTAACTATAGCATTGAAACTGCTTTAAATAATATAGACTCCGAAGAAATTTTAATTCCGCCAATGTTATTGCAGCCTTTTGTAGAAAACTGTATTAAACACGCTTTTCTTCCTAATAAAACAGACGCTACAATTAAACTTTTATTTGAAATCAAAAATAAATTCTTATATTTTACCATAGAAGATAACGGCATTGGCTTTCATCAATCTAAAAAAGTAAAATCAAATCATCAATCTGTGGCGCTAGAAGTTACTAAAGAACGGATTCTGCATTTAACCAAATATAATTCATTTTCTATGGAAGAAATAAAAGAGAAAAATGAAATAAAAGGTACCAAAGTTATGTTTAAAATTCCCCTAAAAACAGATTATTAA
- a CDS encoding DUF6607 family protein, whose product MNKLLLSTLLLLLSISMNAQSKKTKDKNAIRKMCGCYEVTFNFTETFNYSKDENYKPSKTKVDKGLEWATLVEDGNNKISIQHLLQVGNPAEPMIIKHWRQDWEYQNKDFYTYNGDNNWTFEQKSKKDVKGQWTQKVYQVDDSPRYEGSGTWVHVDGKSYWENETTAPLPRREYTKRSDYNITLRGNRHEITSYGWVHDQNNSKIIREAGKEDFVLAKEKGYNTYVKVADNRCKAAADWWTTNTNKWQLVRNKWNEVYGRNKDLSLETKVDNKPLYKFLFSDKITEEKEMNAIIESFVK is encoded by the coding sequence ATGAATAAATTACTATTAAGCACACTACTACTTCTTTTGTCAATTTCGATGAATGCACAAAGCAAAAAAACAAAAGATAAAAACGCCATAAGAAAAATGTGTGGTTGTTATGAGGTTACTTTTAACTTTACAGAAACTTTTAATTATAGTAAAGATGAAAACTACAAACCTTCTAAAACTAAAGTTGATAAAGGTTTAGAGTGGGCAACATTGGTTGAAGATGGAAACAATAAAATATCAATTCAGCATTTACTACAAGTTGGTAATCCTGCAGAACCGATGATTATAAAACATTGGCGACAAGATTGGGAATATCAAAACAAAGATTTTTACACGTACAACGGTGATAATAACTGGACTTTTGAGCAGAAAAGCAAAAAAGATGTAAAAGGTCAGTGGACACAAAAAGTATATCAAGTAGATGATAGTCCGCGTTACGAAGGATCCGGAACTTGGGTTCATGTAGACGGAAAAAGCTACTGGGAAAACGAAACAACAGCTCCTTTACCAAGAAGAGAATACACTAAAAGAAGCGATTACAACATTACTTTAAGAGGGAATAGACATGAAATTACAAGCTATGGTTGGGTTCATGACCAAAACAATAGTAAAATAATTCGCGAAGCCGGAAAAGAAGACTTTGTTTTAGCTAAAGAAAAAGGATATAACACTTACGTAAAAGTAGCTGATAACAGATGTAAAGCAGCAGCAGATTGGTGGACAACAAACACTAATAAATGGCAATTGGTAAGAAATAAATGGAATGAAGTTTATGGTAGAAATAAAGATTTATCCTTAGAAACTAAAGTAGATAATAAACCATTGTACAAGTTTTTATTTTCTGATAAAATAACAGAAGAGAAAGAAATGAATGCAATAATTGAATCATTTGTAAAATAA
- a CDS encoding HmuY family protein codes for MTNKFLTFILCAVVFSFTSCSSEDTPQAPIVVLIDGAAVSPEVGGPNEPNQVYVDLSTNTTTVVKRGSWDLGFYSGSEFRVSLNGSISMATAALSTTNIDEVKSSDQEVIDLQPLVRTNTYTDESAPFVDAPNGDILETAISEISDIDSENKVYLINLGYEVDTTAPAIGSYSANGEARGWKKIRILKDGDNYLLQYADLDANTHKEISISKNEAYHFTFFSFNTENEVSVEPLKNEWDLNFTIFTNLIPNAGPYVYPDYVTNNTKSDAKVYMIDTEVDAYTYDAFSLTDVDATKFTTDQRSIGSSWRNGGGPGSLPSLKDNVFYVVNDIDGNLYKLKFIALTNEARERGHPEFVYSLLQ; via the coding sequence ATGACTAATAAATTTTTAACTTTTATTTTATGTGCAGTTGTATTTTCTTTTACAAGTTGTAGTTCAGAAGACACACCTCAAGCTCCAATAGTTGTATTAATAGATGGCGCAGCAGTTTCACCAGAAGTTGGTGGACCCAATGAACCAAATCAAGTATATGTAGATTTAAGTACAAATACAACTACTGTTGTAAAAAGAGGCTCTTGGGATTTAGGTTTCTATTCGGGATCTGAATTTAGAGTTAGCTTAAATGGATCAATTTCTATGGCAACTGCAGCACTTTCTACTACTAATATTGATGAAGTTAAATCTTCCGATCAAGAAGTAATCGATTTACAACCATTGGTAAGAACAAATACGTATACAGATGAAAGTGCTCCTTTTGTTGATGCTCCAAATGGAGATATTCTTGAAACGGCGATTTCTGAAATTTCTGATATAGATTCTGAAAACAAAGTATATTTAATAAATCTTGGTTACGAAGTAGATACTACTGCACCTGCAATAGGTAGTTATTCTGCAAATGGAGAAGCTAGAGGTTGGAAAAAAATTAGAATTTTAAAAGATGGTGACAATTATCTTTTACAATATGCAGATTTAGATGCTAATACACACAAAGAAATTTCTATTTCTAAAAATGAAGCATATCATTTTACTTTTTTTAGTTTTAATACTGAAAATGAAGTTAGTGTAGAACCTTTAAAAAACGAATGGGATTTAAATTTTACAATTTTCACTAACTTAATTCCTAATGCAGGGCCTTATGTCTATCCAGATTATGTAACAAATAATACAAAATCAGATGCTAAAGTTTATATGATAGATACAGAAGTAGATGCATATACTTATGATGCTTTTTCTTTAACAGATGTTGATGCAACAAAATTTACAACAGACCAACGAAGTATTGGAAGTAGTTGGAGAAATGGTGGTGGACCAGGTAGTTTACCGTCTTTAAAAGACAATGTATTTTATGTTGTAAATGACATCGATGGTAATTTGTATAAACTTAAATTTATAGCATTAACAAACGAAGCAAGAGAACGTGGGCATCCTGAATTTGTATATAGTTTATTGCAATAG
- a CDS encoding DUF6686 family protein, translating to MCQKSKIISSVKNGEISVCKDCKNYNLVFNNIFFQFNEEQLNKFKEYVAEIDINYWLEYSASTTQRRKIPVPTFHQNLVLVFDSYEIEELKILLGISTGNKSEMITTADIDYTLILN from the coding sequence ATGTGCCAAAAATCTAAAATAATATCCAGCGTTAAAAACGGAGAAATATCTGTTTGTAAAGATTGCAAAAATTATAACCTTGTTTTCAATAATATCTTTTTTCAGTTTAATGAAGAACAACTGAATAAATTTAAAGAATATGTTGCAGAAATAGATATTAATTATTGGTTAGAGTATAGCGCAAGTACAACGCAAAGAAGAAAAATACCTGTACCCACTTTTCATCAGAATTTAGTATTGGTTTTTGATTCTTATGAAATTGAAGAATTAAAAATACTTTTAGGTATTAGCACAGGCAATAAAAGTGAAATGATAACTACTGCAGACATTGATTATACTTTAATCTTAAATTAA
- a CDS encoding ankyrin repeat domain-containing protein, whose product MKKIHRISILFLLISITLSAQKSNIFHERSFWETNPNIAIIDQKIADGNDVSASNKNAFDAVVYAILSKTNNKTIEYLLTKKGNDVNKKTHDGRTYIFWAAYTNNLKIMKHVIAKGAKTDIVDTHGNTFLNFAASAGQLDIALYKYSFSVGADITKEKNHDGANALLLVAPHLKDFNLVAYLTTKGATLNDKDANGNGLFEYAAKGGNTQFFKILLDKGINTGKNAMLFAAQGSRRSQNKLETYQFLEKNGIKPNVVDDNNRNPLHFIARNNKDLAVFNYFINKGVSTNLQDKEGNSPFMNAANSNTLKVVKLLAKDVKNINLKNNDGRSALTNAVNRNSADVITYLLEKGADINTTDKDGNTLSYYLLNNFKVNKPEIFDAKLNLLEKNGLVLNQLQNSGNTLLHIAAQENNLPLLKKLAPFNIDVNTLNKENLSALQIAIMKAKNTETIKYLLSIGANKNVKTDFDESIFDLASENELLNTQNINFLK is encoded by the coding sequence ATGAAAAAAATACATAGAATATCAATACTATTTTTACTAATAAGTATTACATTATCAGCACAAAAATCAAATATTTTTCATGAGAGAAGCTTTTGGGAAACAAACCCTAATATTGCTATTATAGACCAAAAAATTGCTGATGGAAATGACGTTTCTGCATCCAATAAAAATGCATTTGATGCTGTTGTATATGCTATTTTAAGCAAAACAAATAATAAAACAATTGAATACCTTTTAACTAAAAAAGGAAACGATGTCAATAAAAAAACACACGATGGACGAACTTATATTTTTTGGGCTGCTTATACGAACAACTTAAAAATTATGAAACATGTTATTGCTAAAGGAGCAAAAACTGATATTGTTGATACCCATGGTAACACTTTTTTAAATTTTGCCGCTTCCGCTGGTCAGTTAGATATAGCATTGTATAAATACAGTTTTAGTGTTGGTGCAGACATTACTAAAGAGAAAAACCATGACGGCGCAAATGCTTTATTATTAGTAGCTCCTCATTTAAAAGATTTTAACTTGGTTGCATACCTTACCACAAAAGGAGCTACTTTAAACGATAAAGATGCCAACGGAAACGGGTTGTTTGAATATGCTGCCAAAGGAGGAAATACACAGTTCTTCAAAATCCTTTTAGATAAAGGAATTAACACCGGAAAGAATGCGATGTTATTTGCTGCACAAGGCTCTAGAAGAAGTCAAAATAAATTAGAAACGTATCAATTTTTAGAAAAAAATGGTATAAAACCAAATGTTGTTGATGACAATAATAGAAATCCGCTTCATTTTATTGCTAGAAATAATAAGGATCTTGCCGTTTTTAATTACTTTATAAATAAAGGGGTTTCTACTAATTTACAAGATAAAGAAGGCAATTCTCCTTTTATGAATGCTGCCAATAGCAACACTTTAAAAGTTGTAAAATTATTAGCTAAGGATGTAAAAAACATCAACCTAAAAAATAACGATGGGCGTTCTGCATTAACAAACGCAGTGAACAGAAATTCTGCAGACGTTATTACCTATTTATTAGAAAAAGGTGCAGATATTAACACAACGGATAAAGATGGTAATACATTATCGTACTATTTGTTGAATAATTTTAAAGTGAATAAGCCAGAAATTTTTGACGCTAAATTAAACCTATTAGAGAAAAATGGATTGGTTCTAAATCAACTTCAAAATTCTGGAAATACTTTATTACATATTGCTGCTCAAGAAAATAATTTGCCTTTATTAAAAAAACTAGCGCCTTTCAATATTGATGTAAATACACTAAATAAAGAAAACTTATCTGCGCTACAAATTGCAATTATGAAAGCAAAAAATACCGAAACCATTAAATATTTACTAAGTATTGGTGCTAACAAAAATGTAAAAACAGATTTTGATGAATCTATTTTTGATTTAGCTTCAGAAAACGAATTATTAAATACACAAAACATCAACTTTTTAAAATAA